ACAAGCTATATGGACTCCTGATGGAAAAACTAAATTTGGTTTAACATTTGTAGATAATCAAAACTCTGCAGGCGTATTCCAATTTACAGGAAATGCACTAGCTGTTCACACAAAGAAAACAACTCCCTTTACGGTAACATACTCTGTTTCATACACTGAACATGTAGTAGATAACCAAAAGATTCTTCGTGGAACCACTACCTCAAAACAGGATCCGGGACAAGGACATGAAGCTCACCAACTAGCAGTAATTTTGCCACCACGTGAACAACCATATTCAGGTCACCTGACATATGACGCATCTGAACCAATACAACTAGTATCATTAATTGGTCCTGTTTCTCCAAAACATATGCAAGGACAACCTACATGGTCTCCTGATGGAAAGACTCACTATGCACTAGTGTTTGTAGATCCGAAAAAATCTTCAGGCTCATGGGTGTTCTCTGGCAATGCTTTAGCAATTCATACAATGAATGAAACACCATTCACGGTAAGCTACGCAGTAGTACTTACTGAATAACCTCACTTTTTATTTTTAGAATTTGTGCTAAATGATACTAGTCTGCTAAATTATGCATGGATTTGAGATCTTTTTTGTATGGCTCTAGACTGCTTGGGACCTCAATTGAGATAGGGTCTTTTAGTGACAGATTCTGAGCCTTTTTTTCATTCCATACCTTGGAGTTGAACTCGGTAATCTCTTTTGTGATGCTGCTCAAGTCTTCAGTCTCTTCTTGTGTGACTTGTTTTTGTTTGTGGATGCTTTCTTTAGAGTATAACGTCTTCCACAAGTGTTCTGTGATAAATGGAGTTATTGGAGCCAACAACTTCAGAATTGTTGAAAGCGTCTTGTGCAGCGTAAAGATAGCACCGTCTCTTTCCTCGTCTGAATATCCAATTCCATATGCTCTTGCCTTTACCATCTCGATATAATGAGCTGCAAACAAGTTCCAGGTGAATTCTCTAATTGCAATTGCTGGAACAAAGAAATTGTATTCGTCATATCCCTTCTTGCATTCCTTGACAAGATTGTTTAGTTCTGATAAAATCCACTTGTCAGTAGGGTTTGGACTGCCTGATTCAATTACTGGAAAACTAGATAGAAATCTTGAAACGTTCCACAGTTTACTCAAGAACTTCTTTGTTGATTCTATTTTTTGCTCATTGCATCTAAAGTCATACCCGTGATTGATTTCACTTGCACTCCAAAATCTAAACGTGTCAGCTCCTAGTCTCTCAATTACAGGCAAAGGATCAATTGCATTTCCTTTGCTCTTGCTCATCTTCATTCCCTTCTCGTCAAGACCGTATCCCATAATCCATGCCTCAGACCATGGTTTCTTACCAGTTAGCTGCTCACATCTAAGAAGCGTATAGTATAACCATGTTCTGACAATGTCTTTTGCCTGTGGACGAATTGTTGCAGGATATACCTTGTTGAAAAATTCCTCGTCTTTGTTGTATTTTGTAACAAACAATGGAGATACGCTTGAATCCATCCATGTGTCAAATGTCCTTTCTTCTCCTACAAACTCAGAACATCCACATTTTGTGCATTTTTCCATTGGAGCCTTTTCTGCCCATGGTCTGTAGTATTTTCCAGGCTCAGGAACGTGAGGCTCAGAGCACTCCTTGCAGTACCATATTGGGATTTCAGTACCATAGTATCTCCTCCTAGATATTGGCCAGTCAATACTGATTGATTCAAGCCAGTTCATCAAAATTTGCTTGTGCATTGATGGATAGAATGTGATTTCCTCTCCAAGTTTTCTCATTTTATCAATAGAGTCCTTTTGTTTTAGATAGTACTCTTCCATTGGAATTATCTCAATTGGGTTTTTGCTTCGCTCAGAGACTGGTGTTCTATGAACAATGTCTTCTATTTTTTCAACAAATCCTTTTGCTTCCAAGTCTTCGATAATTTTTGCTCTTGCCTGCTTTGGTTTTAGTCCCGCATATTCTCCTGCAACTTCAGTCATTCTGCCATCTAGTCCAATTGCAACAACTTCTTCCATCTCAAGCTCTCTGAATAATGCAACATCGTTTTGGTCACCATAACTACATACCATTACAGCTCCTGAACCAAACTCTTGTTGAGCCGAGTGGTGTGTTCGTAGCTCTACTTCGTTATTTGTAATTGGAACAATGACTTTTTTCCCAATATGCTCAGTATATCTCTCATCTTCAGGATTTACAATGATTGTTTTGCACGCACACAAAAGTTCTGGTCTTGTACTGGCAATGATGATTTCCTTGTCGGCATCTTTTATCTTAAATTTCATGTAAACAAGTTTTGTTGGCAAGTCCTCGTAAGTAATTTCTGCATCTGCAATAGTAGTTCCTGAAACCCAATCGTAGTTGTTTGGTCTGTTTGCAAGATAGACTTGACCCTTCTTCCACAGTTCAATAAAAGTTGCTT
Above is a window of Nitrosopumilus sp. K4 DNA encoding:
- a CDS encoding valine--tRNA ligase encodes the protein MDPKISEKAWNPKLEKQILKNWEEEKIYDFTPQDDNFTIDTPPPYPSGRPWHIGAAAHYSQIDMIARTARMAGKNVYFPIGIDRNGLPVELYTEKKHKIRMRETDRGEFLDLCKEALDDLEAEMILIMKSLGISGNFAQYYRTDSQEYRSLTQATFIELWKKGQVYLANRPNNYDWVSGTTIADAEITYEDLPTKLVYMKFKIKDADKEIIIASTRPELLCACKTIIVNPEDERYTEHIGKKVIVPITNNEVELRTHHSAQQEFGSGAVMVCSYGDQNDVALFRELEMEEVVAIGLDGRMTEVAGEYAGLKPKQARAKIIEDLEAKGFVEKIEDIVHRTPVSERSKNPIEIIPMEEYYLKQKDSIDKMRKLGEEITFYPSMHKQILMNWLESISIDWPISRRRYYGTEIPIWYCKECSEPHVPEPGKYYRPWAEKAPMEKCTKCGCSEFVGEERTFDTWMDSSVSPLFVTKYNKDEEFFNKVYPATIRPQAKDIVRTWLYYTLLRCEQLTGKKPWSEAWIMGYGLDEKGMKMSKSKGNAIDPLPVIERLGADTFRFWSASEINHGYDFRCNEQKIESTKKFLSKLWNVSRFLSSFPVIESGSPNPTDKWILSELNNLVKECKKGYDEYNFFVPAIAIREFTWNLFAAHYIEMVKARAYGIGYSDEERDGAIFTLHKTLSTILKLLAPITPFITEHLWKTLYSKESIHKQKQVTQEETEDLSSITKEITEFNSKVWNEKKAQNLSLKDPISIEVPSSLEPYKKDLKSMHNLAD